The genomic region CCCCCCAGGATCGAGCCGAAGGCAAGCGGCATCAGGAGCTTTCCCGGCGGCAGCCCCTGCTTGCCCGACATCTGTATCGCCACCGGCATCAGGAGCGCCAGCGCCCCGACATTGTTCATGAAGCCGGACAACACCGCCGCGAGGCCCGTCAGCGCCACGATGCTCAACGTCGGACCCGCCCGCTTCGGAAGGATCCTTTGCGCCAGCGCATCGACCGCCCCCGTCGTCTGGAGCCCGTAGCTCAAAATCAACACACAGGCCACGGTGATCACCGCCGGATGCCCGAACCCGCAAAAGACCGCCTGAGGCTCCACCAGCCCCAAGACGACACAGGCGATCAAGGCCCCCAGGGCAACCATATCGTGCCGCCAGCGCCCCCACAGAAACATCGCCATCGTCGCACCGATGAGCCCAACGATCACAACCTGATCCTGTGTCATCATCCCTCCCGCAGACGGGGTGAACCGATGGAACCCTCTTGTCCCTTCATCCGGAACATCCCAAAAATGCCGCTCCGAAGAACCCGTTTCCCCGCCGGCGGCAGTGCGATCAGTCTTTTGGCTTGACGTTCATCTATCCGGGCCGATCCGGCCCCACTCCCTTCCCGCGCCTTGAACCGTTCCGCCCCTCCCCACAAAAATGGGCGCAGATTCGACCCTGCGCCCATTTTTCATCCAGTGCCCCCAATGTCTCTTTCCCTTCAGTCGAGCAGCCGCTTCTTGCGCCGCGCCGCCTGGCACTCCAACTGCGGGACCTGGCTGTACCCCTCGAACTTCAACGAGGCCCGCAGCCGCTTCATCAGCTCGGACCTTGCAAGATTGCCCTGCGTGTCGCGCAGGTGCTTGCAGAAATAATACGTGAACGCGCCGTTGTAGGATCCCCCGATGTAGGCGTCGGCCGAGGTCTGATTGTCCCGGCACCCGGCAAACAGGGCATGATTGGCAGGGTTCGTCGCCTTCAACAAGCGCTTGACCTTGAGGTCTTCCTCTTCGTCCATCTGACGGCACAGGATGTCGATCGGCGGCGGCAGGAACCGCGGCCGGAAAGCCCGCTCCTCGGGAAGCGCTGCCATCGCAAAGGCCTCCCGCGTGCCGGTCCCCGAATGACAGCAGTCCAGCAAGACATCCAGCCGAACCCCCGTCGGCACCTTCCCGAAAAAGGTCTTCAGTTCGTCGTCGATGATGTAGGTGCCGTCCCAGTCCATGTCGTGCGGACAGAGGATCTCGTCCAGCCGGTCCTTCAGCTCGTCTCCGCTTCGATCCCGGATCTGCGACCCGTGCCCCGAGAAGTGAAAGAGCAGCCTGTCCCCCTCCTTGGCCCCTTTGACCAGCCATTCAAGCCGTTTGAAGACCGCCGCCTTGGTCGCCCGCGCGTCCACCAGCACGCGGATCTGCTTCACCGTGAAGCCGAAGTACTTGAGCAGGACATCCCGGACATTGGTCACATCGTTGACGCACCCTTGAAGATCCGCACCGGGAAGCCTGTACCGATTCACACCAACGAGAAGCGCTTTATTGGCCATGGGTCACCCCCTTCGAAGAGAAACCGGAAAAACTTCACCATCCGCCGCCCTAACGCACTGGAAAGTCAAAATATAGATCCGGATATGGTTCGTTGTCGAGCGTATAGTGACACCACTCCTTTTTCACCTTGCCGCAGAAAACCACCCCGCCTTTAACCCACCCCGGCAGCCTTTTAAACTTGACATTTCCGCCCTGTCCATGGCAATAAATTCTCACCATGAACAAATACCTCCCGGGCGCCTATGAGCAGGAAATTCACCTTCGGCTGCTTCGGATCATCGCCGAGGCCGACCGTAGTTTGACCCAACGGGAGATGTCGCGGCTGGCAGGTATCAGTATAGGCAAGACGAACTACTGCGTCAGGGCGTTGATTCAAAAGGGCATGGTAAGAGCCCAGCGCTTCAAAAACGCAAAGGCCAAAGTAGCTTATATCTATAAACTGACCCCTGCCGGCCTCGAAGAAAAGCTGCGTCTGGCCGCAGCCTTTTTGAAACGCAAGCTGCGCGAGTACGAAGCCCTTCGAAGGGAGATCGAGTCCTTGCAAAAGGAAGTCCACCCTTCCAAAGAGCTACAAAACAGCTGACAAAATCCGCTTTAAATATCATTTTATCGGTTAGTTACGCCACAAAAACGGATGTAACTTGCCCGGCGGAGCAGTGCGAGAAAACCCCGTAGAGGAACAATCACATTTTTACAGGATACCGGCATTCGCTACCAGCAGAAACCGGGAGCATTTGTTGAGCTGTTTCCCGCCAAAGATGACGTGAACGCCCCGGTCTGAATCCATGTGGGAGACCAGCTCTGAATCAATGTCATTGACTTAAGAGAACGCTGCCGATGTTTTTGCTTGCAAATATAATAAGTTATACTATTATCCCCTCAGTAGAAAAGGAGTCAAATATTACTTTTCAAGGAGGCGACATATGTTTACAGAAAAATTCGATGAAAACACTGCGGTTGGCACAGAAGGTGCTTTCCAGAATTTGTGCCAAACTTGTCGGATTTCTCAATAAATATCTTCATTCCCCTGAATTTTTTCACCAACATCGTTTGTCTGAAAAATATTTTTCCCGCAATCGTAAACTCCCCTTCAGCACTGTAATACTTTTCCTCATGAATTTCGTCCGCTGCTCCTTACAAAAGGAACTTGACGGGTTCTTTCAACTTTTTC from Desulfatiglans anilini DSM 4660 harbors:
- a CDS encoding caspase family protein, whose product is MANKALLVGVNRYRLPGADLQGCVNDVTNVRDVLLKYFGFTVKQIRVLVDARATKAAVFKRLEWLVKGAKEGDRLLFHFSGHGSQIRDRSGDELKDRLDEILCPHDMDWDGTYIIDDELKTFFGKVPTGVRLDVLLDCCHSGTGTREAFAMAALPEERAFRPRFLPPPIDILCRQMDEEEDLKVKRLLKATNPANHALFAGCRDNQTSADAYIGGSYNGAFTYYFCKHLRDTQGNLARSELMKRLRASLKFEGYSQVPQLECQAARRKKRLLD
- a CDS encoding MarR family EPS-associated transcriptional regulator — encoded protein: MNKYLPGAYEQEIHLRLLRIIAEADRSLTQREMSRLAGISIGKTNYCVRALIQKGMVRAQRFKNAKAKVAYIYKLTPAGLEEKLRLAAAFLKRKLREYEALRREIESLQKEVHPSKELQNS